The genome window tgaccctgggcaacACGTTTgtagcagtgtttcaaaggggcagtgctgcacggcTGATCCTGGGCCCTGTGtggtactgcccctttgaaatgccaccacagcgtttcaaaggggcaacgccacacagagcctggggtccatgcgatgctgctgctttgaagtatctcctctccccatgctctttgctgcctctgtctgatagaggatgtgggagggagagaatcgactagtccttaacattcttaCTCTGGCTACCATAATGGTTTGTTTCATCAAGTTGTTTACGCAGCCCTAGCTTCCCACTGAGACAATGTGTCTTAAACAGTCTGATTCAGCACTCATGCGAGCACACTCACATCAGTTCCCAGCCTCCCTGTCCTGAGCGCAGTCCAGCATGCATAGCAGTTCTGTCTCACATGCTTGTGCGTAGACACAATGCAAGCTATCATGGAGAGGTGAACACAACCTCCTATTCAAACACAGATGCAccaaatcatgtgattttgctcTCACTCCCTTATGCtctcgcgcacacacacacccctctgtacTTGCACCCAGACACACTTCCATCATGCTGACTTTTGTTGTCACACAGATGCACCGACAAActgccattctctctctctctctcacacacacacacacacacacacacacacacacacacacacacacacacacagtcattgTGTGCACATTTAGCTGCCACACTTCACTCTGTGACTTGGAAACACTCAGATGTGTGTGAAATGGAGACTCTCCCATtctcactacaggttgaacctgtttAATttagcaccctcgggacctgaccagtgctgaacctgAGAATTTTCTGGACTACGGGAGataaatattgtctagcagcattaccaacacttccactacttattgggctctgagaagacatttaggggtaaattagagataagtaacagcacagaatgctgagaACCAGAGCTGGTGGCTATAAAAAAACTTTTTCGgtactgtgggaaacttggccatactaagtggacatccagctaactaaaatcatgtcagaccatggatgttgccagaccagggagtgccggattagagaggttcaacctgtagtttcacAAATAGATGCAAACACCATTATGCAGTGaatgaaggaggagagggagtagTTGGCCTTTTTGACACACATGAACTTTTCCATCACCTCAGAGTCACAATCGTATGTTTGTGACATGGACAACTTATTGATGAATGTTATTGTTTAACATGAAGGATTGCTTGGAGAGAGGTTAATTAGAGCTTAATATGAAGCATGGATCCATGAGTGGAGGGTAGTGACATGAAGCTGATGTTGTGTTCAGGGGAGAGAGCAGGGTTTTATAGGTAAAGGTCAGAAAGAACCAGGGACGTGAATTTGTTCTCCACTATTAAGAAATTGCTTGTGCCTTAATACATAAATGTTTGTAACTTTCCTAAAGGTTTGTTTAAACATGACACCAATAATGGACATATTTATCCGTATAAATGTCCAACCcctttttttttacacttttGCTAATCTCTTGGCCTTTGCACtaccttgtggcaatgagttccgcaGGCCATCAGTACTCTGTGTGGAAAAATATTCAGTCCCATGAAAGCAACCAATTCGTCAGGACTAAAGCACATTTCTTGAAGGGATTGCTTCACTGCAACTTCTGCCTGTACAGTAGCGCTTCTGGAGATGAATGGAGGACTTCAGTTTCTAAGGCTGTCAGTTAGGCACCTTTCATCTCCATTCATTTTTATGAAAGCCAAACAAACAACCTAGATATGATTTGAGGAGTGGAGAGGGTTACTAATAAAAAGAGAAATGTAGAAGAACTAAAATACAGGTCTAGCTTGTTGTCTGCATATATTTGTAAGGTGAAAGATCAAAAGAGGGAGCGTAACTCCTGAGCGTGGCCTGGACAAGGAAGAGTCTAGACTGAATATCAGGGGGAGTGTTGCATTAGTAAGATATGTTGGATTGTGGAATGGCCTCCCGAGAGGGGAGAGAGGATGATTAGATAGGTATTTTCCATCTCCCATTGCTGTGATTCTGGAATTTGACCTGAGCTGGTGGTTTTATGAATGCTAGCAGCCACCTCTGTCCATGTAGGCATTTATATCCCGCTTGCCGTGCCAGAGTATGGGCACGTGTGTTATTACTGCCATAGGCTCAGTTTTTCCATTCCAATCCTTGTTAAAAGCAGAGTacactctttggggcaggggctgtctctggCTGGATATTCCTTCACTGAGGCATTACATCCAGTTATCTCCACTGGAGTTACTAACTTGGCTTGAGTGAGAGCAGTTACACTGTGAAACGACACTCCAGCTGCCGTGGTGCACAGCATGCTAATACTTCTGAGGGGATGTCCCATGCTTAGCACTGCAATAAGCTGAGCCACTCTAGGTATTTCCCTGGGAGTTGTGGGAGAACTTGCCTGCCTTTGCTGGGCACATGGGGAATTGTGGGAGGGCCCTTGGAAGGACTAGCAGTGCTCAGGGAGCTAGCCTGCTTTCATGCTGCAGAGTGGTCAGGTTAGCAGCTGACAAGTTTTAGTTAAGCTCACTGGCTTGGCAGGGAGTATAGAGTTAGCAGTCCCACCACAGTTGAGTTTAGTGTTTGTGGGTAGCACTCAAGTTAGGGGCAGCAATCGAGTTAACCACTGGAGTTAAGGCTATGCTGAAAACAAACCTGCTGCGTGTTTGAATAGCGCATCTCACAATGGTACTTGGGTCTCAGTTGGCTTCGTAGTaacagcaaagcctccccaggaatggggctggcaCGGGATggaggcttcactgcaggctctgcagtataaagctcatTTAAGCTTCATACTGCAGATCCCACAGCATGTGTAATGACTAAGATCTCCAGTGGTTACACAGTGACCTTTTTAACCAATtattttccatctatgtgcggaATAAaatgtatgtgcaccaaggcatatatgcagatgtacaccaccaatagaaacagctgtgggcactctgccagcggggtggcacctgaatctctcctcgGCGGCTGCCCACGTGTTCAGCTTATAGGGGACACTGATGACGATGCCAGCTTACATCAAACTGCAGGAGGATGGTTGGATAGACAAAGCTCCTGTGCCTATGCTTGGTGTTAGCATTAGAACTTCTGCACTCTTCATAATTGTTTTTTCCATATATGGCTTCAGTGAAGTTAATTTTCTCCTTCATTGCTAGCCCCTGCATGTacctgatgggctgtgtcattcTGGTGATATTTCTTGGGAACCAGTAAAGTATGAAGGGACAGATGTGTATCACTGCAATAACCTGGACTGCCATGACATTTAAAAGGCAACAtattaaaaacttttaaaaagaaatatgttCCCCCTAAGTATGTTAAGTAACGGTtattttactagtcgagtagtcgatggaatttctgttgagtagtcaactagtcgataggcacttctgcattcctcctttgaaatgtacaactccgcatgcagcccggggccagtgggaagtcccactgactccaggctgcacggaCATgctagctttgaaatgtacaagagtccccagtgggggctcttgtgcatttcaaagcggcagtgcagcatggagcccggggtcagtggtggactttgagtcccccgctgaccccgggctccatgctgcgctgccgctttgaaatgccatcagCTGATTCCAGCTCCgcacggcatttccccagaacccaggatcagctggggactccccagctgatcccggattctgctggggagtccccagctgaccctgggctccatgcgtggcagtgccacacagctgatcctgggctcagctgtgtggcgctgctgctttgaagtacccattcttctccccccctttgctgcctctatttgatagaggaagcggggcgggggggagggggaagaagggcagaattgactagtcaactgatTATCTGATAAGATTTgattatcggatagttgactagtccttaacatctctaGTTCTCCCCCCCACCATACATAACTGATTATTAACCTGCGGGACTCATTGCCATAGGATACTGTTGTGGGCCCAGAGCCTAGCAGGATTCAGAAAAATGTTTTGACAATTTGATGAATAATAGGAACATGCACGCTTACTGTAGATCGCCTTTATGCATTTTAATCCTATCAAACTGTATGCTTTGGACAACCACTAATTGCTTGGTGGTGCAAAGAAAATTCCTTTACaggcagtttattccaaaattacCCATTATGTGGGTTTTTATGGGATTCTTGCGTCTTCTTTTGAAGCATTTGGTGTTGCCCACTGGCAGAAATGGGATGCTGGGCTAACTTGATGTCAGAGCTGAGCACTAAGGtaagaaccctgcaaatctgtggatatccatttCATATTTGTGTGGGTATGTGCATCCACGGATATCAGTGCGGCTATCCGTGACTCATTTTCGTGGATATAGATGTGGATGCAGCTATAAAGATAATTGCTATGTGTGCTACATTCAGCAGCATCCCAGGCACAGCCCCCATAAGTGCAGCGGCACATTTGGCCACACAATAGTTCTGGTTTTGCCAGATACATGTGGAATGTTCAGCAGAATATCAGATGTGTTCTATCTAGGGCTGGACCCAAGATGCAAAATGTTGAGCCTGGGCTTTCTTCAGTCCATCTTGGGCATAGGGTTTAGCCAGCCGAATTCAGATTAAAATTATATCCAATCAAACTCATATTCCCCCATGCAAGTGGGAGCTTGGATATGGAGTTTGGGTTCAGGTTAATTGGTTCATCCATTCCAATTATATCTGAATTGTCAACAACGTGAAATGTCTGTTCCAAACACACCTGGAAAATTCAGTACCTGTGAGAGTGGCTGTTTGATTGTCACTGCTGGGGAGAGAGCCTATTGCTGGGTGTTTGTGTAGGCTGAATGGTGGCATGAGAGAGGCACTTCTAGGAAAGGGGCATTGTGAGTGTTTTTGGCTTTGGAGAAGGAGGTATATATATTGCATGGCCTTTTGTAAGGTCCCTTATGGGAGAGTTCTGTAGAATACACTAGCAAATGAGAACCTTTCTAAAGatctttttttaatcttatcCTATAGGATTTAATTTCCTATGACATTTTGTGAGGTAGTTCTAAAAGGCCTATGGAAGGGTTCTCTTGCAGTCTTATTCTGCAGGTTTTGAGGAGTAAAATCTAGAAATCCTGATTGTTTCTGTTGAATCCAATTTGTGTCATCCCAGGCAAATTGAATTACTCTTCCAGAATGTGTGTCATCAAGAGCATGTATGTTCTTGGGTGGTTCATGTGTGCCCAGGAGGAGAGGGCAGATGCACATGTTAGATGACAGGCGAAGGCCTGTGGGTGTTGGTGTTTGGTTTGTAGGATGCTGTGGTTGTTGACGGGAGGCATGTGTCTCGGGGTGGCAGCatggggtgtgtgtttgtggggaggagttggggaagTGGGTATATATGTGGGGTGGATTAGGagacagggtgtgtgtgtttgggggggttgGGAGTAGGAGGTACGTGTGTTATGAGACCAGGTTGGGGACGTGACCTGGCTGCAGGCGGTGTTTGTACTGGCTTTAGATATCTGGGTGCGTGTGGGTCGGGGTGGAgcttgagggtggggaggaaggtgtTTATGCAATGTGTCTGCATGGGGGCAAGGTGTGTGGTTCATAGGGATGGGTGGCTGCAGGCTATGCATGGGAGAAGTTGGGAAGTGGGCGTGGGCAGTAGCAGTGCAGTGGGCAGCAGACATTTAATGCTAAGTAATGATGGAACTTTTTTCTTTCTAACTTGTCATCTAGATCTCCTACCCCCCAAGTGATGAGGAAGACAGCGATGACTCTGAGGGAGAGAACCAGGAGCTTGCTCAGATCGACAGAGGTAAAGAGCCACGGGAGTCGAGCATAAATCAAGACTGCCTTGATGGAAGTGGCACTGTGCCTTACACCTCTTCCTGAGAGAGACCTGCCTTCCAATTCATGTTatccctcctgtgccacaggcaGCATGGTAGAATTGGCTGTATCTCCCCAGTGGATGTTTTGCTTACGCTCCCATCTCCAGGCACATCCTCCTTAGCTTGGCAACCTTTGctcgggaagccctgtggggttGCCAGAAAAAGCAGGGTTGTAAACAGCGGCTCACAAGGATATCGGTAGAAGAGATCCTTCTGAAGTTCCCTGTACGTGAACCGGTCCCTGTCAATATACAAGTACACAATGGGACCAATGTCAGTTACTCTGTGTGAGTGGCTCTTAGTGAGTCTGGCACTCCACGTGCTCCGAGGCCATGTGTGTACCTGCTCGGTCCTCAGAGTAAATCAGAGCAgtcctgaagtcagtgggacgaCTCACATCAGTGACATTGTGCAGCTCTCTAAGCTGCTCTCTAAGGGCTTGTCAACTCAGGGACCCTCAGGACCATTTACGTGAATTAACTACACTCTGAGTTACGGTGGCACAGGTACAGAGCTGTCATGTTCTAGCATAGACTcttcctgcagcagcagaaggggtttttctggcacCTCTTCCAGCCACATTTACTGGGGGGTTAGGTTGGCATAGCTGCAGTGCACCAGTGTGTGCATTTCCCTGTTGACTTAACATAGACTAGGCCTCTCTAAAGTAAAATGTTCTTGGGGCATGTCTGCAATACAGAGACTGTGTTGGTGTAACTCTGTTACCATAGCCTCATAGTGCAGACACCGGACTGAGGGGGAGGGTTTTTTCCGTCAATGCAGGAATATCACCTCCATGAGCAAAGGTAGCTAAACTGAGAAGCATTCTTTTGCTGGTATAATTTTGTCTATGGGGAGTTATGAGCTATGAGACTCAGGTGTGGGGCTTTTTACACTCCAACTGATGTAGCTCTGTTGAGCTAACTgatcagtgtagaccaggccttacttAGCTTAACTTAGATCTGCTCTACATGAGAAAATTAAGCCGGTTTAACTACGTTgcacagaggtgtgaaaaatccatatccTTGAGTACTGTAGTTAAGCTGACCTATCTGCCACCTGTCATGGAGGTGTATTAACAGCAATGGGAGAGCCTCTCCCAATGGTGTAGATAGAGTCTACACCTGTGgggtccaacacactagccacatgtggctatttggtcggttgagtgtggctagttcactatagcagtagccatcgtagtagctactgcttcagaactagttggacaccatgggtctaCCCTGATGAGCTACAGCAATTGTACTGGTGCAGCTTGTGTAGACAAACTCTTAATCCTCCTTTTTATAGGGAGTTAACACGAAATGAACTAATTCCCCTTTTACTTTTGAATGAGGCTATCCATGTGGTGGGGTTCATGCTCTTTAACTTCACATCTTTAGTCAATTCAGTCTAATTACCTGATGtatccctgtgtagacaagctctaagAAACATCAGTAACATTAACCTCCTGTTAAGGGCAGGGAAACAGTAGCTAAGGGAGGTGAAGGTCTTAGGGCAGGCTTCTGGCTCACAATCCAGAGTCCTACCTACTGGATGATGCTGTCTGTTCATAGGTTTCAGATAATAGATCTTATTTTTATACACTATTGTGTTACCCACAAAAAACAACATTAAGAGCACATGATTAATGTTGGGAAGTTTAGCTCTCAAAAGTTAGGAAGCCCAGAAGTAAGGTTGCCTTTGCTCCTTTAAATCAATCCCCTTGGGGGTATGCATTTTTAGATCGTTTTTAATTACATGAGCACACACTGCATTGTTTTTTTCCGCAGGACCTTTGGCTCACTGAGTGCACAGGATGTACAATGCTCACTGAATGAGCAGctcttcagtattttttttttctcatcagtGTGGAGTGTTCGTTATTTGCTGCACACCGTTCAAGCTGCTGTGAAGACACAATGATTCATTTCCTCATGGGTTTTTCTATGGTGCTCATCACTGCACTATCAGAGTGTTTTCACAGAgattaatgaatttattttccCAACACACCTGTGCCCCTGTTGAGATACATAGTCCTTGATATTTTCCAGAGAATTTATCATTATTATATAGCACTTTCTGTGTCCAAAGcacagctctcattgacttcagttgcagtTGTGCTGAGCTCTCACTTCTGCAGATCAGATCCCAGGTTTTCAAATCAGGCCTCCAGAAAGTGAGGCACACACAATTCATAGGCACCGGTGAAAAGTGTGGTTTAACTAATATACCCGTATCATGTACGAGTGGTGGGCAACTTTCAGCCCAAGGGCCACATGCCAGACACGGGGTTCTATGTGTgtcccacgagacattttgttcaccGTTGCCCATGCACAAGGTTGCCAGAGTCTGTTGGTTTTCATCTACGTAGTTTTTTTCTCACTGGTATTACAGaagtgacacgcatgtaaagcaAGAACAGGTGAAGCGCGTACTAATTGCGCACAACATTGACTAGGAGacctgtgtgctccctctgcatccaaagtgctgctacCGTTCAGTCAGCCCACTCTGCTGTTTCTAGGAATGCAagtacagttagcaaaactagccTATCCCAgcagactgtcttggttatgacagtcgtgcagcccactgagatggagggccactcatgcagcctactcactagcctgggttgccccTCATTGATATCTGAGCTCTGGGAATAGCAGGGATGAATGCTGCCCTACAGAACTGGCTTCTTAGTGCCTTCATCATGAGTTCCCACTTTCTCTTTGCATAATCTCCTGCCTCAAGCTCTAGTCATCTGTGTGTGTGCGAGTGAGTTTTAGCCACTCTTACATGCCACATAGGAAACAGGAGTTGTCCAGGCCACAGTCTCCTCTTCCACTACACAACCATAGTTCCTCCCCAGAGCATtgtccatcctgtgcactgaatgaggcagggtccTGTGGAAAAATGAGTGTACGCTCACTCACGTAGCATCATCTTGTAAAGCATACTCCAAGGGGGACAACTTAAAGAAGCCGAGGCAACCTTACTTCTGGCACTTCCTGACTGTTCAGTGCTTGACTTCACAACCCTTAATATGGTTCTTTTAATTTAGTAGGTTTTGAGTGTGTCATttcattggggtttttttctctaAAAAACCTGAAAATAACAAATTCTATCATGTGGCATCATATTGACACCCATGTGGCACCTTTAGATCCACCAGTGAGACTACTGCCACTTGGGCTAATAACGTAATGGATAGTGGTAGCAGGTTGCCACCTTCTTTGTGAATTAGTATTAAAAGGCAAGGGCGGGGAGGATGAGACACATGGGCagtgtcccctctaattttttccatctgtgtgcagaatacattttatgtgcaccaaggcatgaaTGGATGAGCACCACTGGTAGAAAcatgctgtgggtgctctgctaatcatcggGGTtccatttgaatctcttctgagtacTGCCCAAGCACTCAGGTTACAGGGACCATTCCCACTgggtttcacagatatttgctgacagcagagtAATGTGAGCCTCAGGTCGATGCCTGGCATGGAGAATTTCAGCACAAATGGTTAAAACTGATGAAGTTTTAAGCAAATGAAAAGTGAGATCTTTTAATGAAGTAGTCAGCAATTTTAATAATTGGAGGGAGCTGGTAATGCACAGGTAGCTCAAAAACACATGCCTCTACCATCAGAGTCACAAGAGAGCTACTTTAAAGAACAATGCTTGTAAGTCTTGTATTGTCTCAATGCGTCAACTGCTAGAAGGCAACGTCACCCCCTTGCTCACATGCACAAAACCAGCACATTACACAGGTATCCTGCTTTGTATTAGATTCAGGTGCTGAAATAACCGGTGTATCAGTGTACTTGCTGTACAGTCGGTGTTCAGTTGGTGGCTCTCAGGCTGATGTCCAGTGATCAAGCTTGAGGATGTGGCATTCCAGCAGTATGCTAATGAACAACCGAAGGACTTATTTGGAGGAGCAAAGAGGCAAGATCAGAAGCTAATAGGTCCTATTGTATATCGGGTGTGATTTAGACATGTCCTACCACTCAtgtttctctccttccctcaGAGAGAAGACGGAATTGCACATTGACCCCTCTTGCAACCAACCAGCTCCAGAACCAGGAGAATCAATGCTGTAAAGTCCGTGCCCTTTTCCATGCCAGCCTGGATCGCCACAGCTCTGAAGAGGAATTGGAGCGCATCAACCGAGAGTTTGCCACCGAGAAGCGCAAGTGGTCACAGGTCAGCCGGCTTTCCTGCTGTGGTGACAGCAACAACACCTCCTCCAGTGACGAGGAAGTGAAGAACTTGTGTGGCATGTCCTTCCGGCCTGTGGTGGAACAAGCCGATGGTCTGCATGCTAGCCCTAGCCCAGTGCTGTTCAGTGCCTCCCCTCCTAAGAGACTCCAGCCTCTGGTGCGGAACCCAGCCTCCAGGCCTCTGATCTTCACAAGTGTAGGAGCTGGCTTTGAGCAAGTCATGCCTTGTAAGAGACACCGGCAAGGCTACGGGGACAAAGTCAGCAGACCCAGCCTTGACCTGGAAAAAATGCAGCAGGTAAGGTTCAACTTCATACAGAAAAGTctgcaattcttgatttagtcctaaatagAGCACAAGGGTCTGGCCCAAGTGGAGATTCTAGTAGAATTGCTCGGTAATAGCATATAATTAAATGAAGCATTCTTGTGGGGGAGAACACTTAgcaaccccttccttcccccctaccccacagcatttaacttcaaaaagaggaactacacaaaaatgaggaggctagttaattggaaattaaaagaaacagtCACAAAAGTGAAATGCCTGCTAGCTGCAtgggaatgttttaaaaaaaaaaccccaccataatagaggctcaaataAACAGTATACCCTGAATTAAAAAGAATAATAAAAGgacaaaaaagtgccactgtggctaaaCAAAAGAGTAAAAGAAGTGATTAGAGGcgaaaaggcatcctttaaaaattagAACTCAGACCGTACTGAGGAAAATATAAAGGAATATAAACTTTGGCAGGTCAAGCGTAAAAAAATATTAGGCAGGCCAAGAAAGAATTTGCAGAGCAACTAGCAATAGATTAAAAAACTAAGCAAACATTGTTTTCagtgcatcagaagcaggaagcctgccaaacgaCGAGTGGAGCCACTGGATGattaagatgctaaaggagcacttaaGGAAGACAAGACCTTTGCAAAGAAgttaaataaattctttgcattGTTTTTCATTGCAAAGATGTAAAGGAGATTTCTATACTGAAATCATCTTTTTGGGTGAGAAAACTGAGGAACTGATTCAGATTAAGTtgtcaatagatttttttttttctttttgggggggAACAAAGTTACAAACAGCAGTATCACCAGGACCAGAtaatattcacccaagagttctgaacaAACTGAAATATGAAATTGAAGAACTACTGTGACAAGTAACTTGtcacttaaatcagcttctgtaccagctGCCTGGAGGATAGCTattgtgatgccaatttttaaaaaagggctccagaggcaatcctggcaattacaggctgataAGTCTTACTTCTGTACCAGGCTAATTGGTTGAAACTACAATGAAAAGCACAATTATTGGACACTtagatgaacatgatttgttgggggggggggggggggcagagtaacaggcttttgtaaagggaattcATGCCTCACAAGTCTATTAGAATtctctgagggggtcaacaaacatgtggacaagggtgatcaAGTTGGTTATAGCATAGTAGGACTTTcaaaaaacctttgacaaggtctctcactgAAGGCTTTTATGCAAAGTAAGCAATCATAGGACAAGAGGGAAGGGCCTGTGATGGATTGGTGactggttgaaagacaggaaacgatgggtaggaataaatggttagttttcagaatggagagaggtaagtaATGGTTTCTCCCAGGGATCTATGTTGGGACCAGTGTTTtccaacatattcataaatgatctagaaaaagagGCAAAGAGTGAGGTGACACAGTTTTGCAGATGGTGCAAAATTACTCAATAggcaagtccaaagcagactcgGAAGAgttacaaaactgggtgactgggca of Pelodiscus sinensis isolate JC-2024 chromosome 3, ASM4963464v1, whole genome shotgun sequence contains these proteins:
- the LOC102444426 gene encoding uncharacterized protein LOC102444426 isoform X1, translating into MLLVLSVLKAQGLVPTKGQEELEGSLAPGRLYLSPPHAILPWTPFHVPGPVPTHCSSIWCCPLAEMGCWANLMSELSTKISYPPSDEEDSDDSEGENQELAQIDRERRRNCTLTPLATNQLQNQENQCCKVRALFHASLDRHSSEEELERINREFATEKRKWSQVSRLSCCGDSNNTSSSDEEVKNLCGMSFRPVVEQADGLHASPSPVLFSASPPKRLQPLVRNPASRPLIFTSVGAGFEQVMPCKRHRQGYGDKVSRPSLDLEKMQQKMLLKKNCGAKTRVIKIRNVNGSRPPSHLVYDPSTFAFRSLSTLKPLSPIAPVEEPSCAY
- the LOC102444426 gene encoding uncharacterized protein LOC102444426 isoform X3, translated to MGCWANLMSELSTKISYPPSDEEDSDDSEGENQELAQIDRERRRNCTLTPLATNQLQNQENQCCKVRALFHASLDRHSSEEELERINREFATEKRKWSQVSRLSCCGDSNNTSSSDEEVKNLCGMSFRPVVEQADGLHASPSPVLFSASPPKRLQPLVRNPASRPLIFTSVGAGFEQVMPCKRHRQGYGDKVSRPSLDLEKMQQKMLLKKNCGAKTRVIKIRNVNGSRPPSHLVYDPSTFAFRSLSTLKPLSPIAPVEEPSCAY
- the LOC102444426 gene encoding uncharacterized protein LOC102444426 isoform X2, with translation MLNPFLAPWIYTMLKTLTKKLRDQSLNEIQPFELKISYPPSDEEDSDDSEGENQELAQIDRERRRNCTLTPLATNQLQNQENQCCKVRALFHASLDRHSSEEELERINREFATEKRKWSQVSRLSCCGDSNNTSSSDEEVKNLCGMSFRPVVEQADGLHASPSPVLFSASPPKRLQPLVRNPASRPLIFTSVGAGFEQVMPCKRHRQGYGDKVSRPSLDLEKMQQKMLLKKNCGAKTRVIKIRNVNGSRPPSHLVYDPSTFAFRSLSTLKPLSPIAPVEEPSCAY